Proteins from one Ornithobacterium rhinotracheale genomic window:
- the trmB gene encoding tRNA (guanosine(46)-N7)-methyltransferase TrmB, which produces MAKNKLRRFKENESFAHLVQPTREEVLNGFNLKNHWNQDFFKNDNPIVLELGCGGGEYTIGLSSMFPDKNFIGVDIKGARLWKGAKKVQENQIKNVGYLRTQIELIADAFGENEIDEIWITFPDPQIKFRRAKHRLTHPNFLALYQKILKPNGKIHLKTDSEFLHGYTHGVIEQSGYQVSLSNHDIYHPDTVDLPNYVTGIQTFYEAKFRKENKKITYMCFSLK; this is translated from the coding sequence ATGGCAAAAAATAAATTAAGAAGATTTAAGGAAAACGAGAGTTTTGCACATTTGGTGCAACCTACACGAGAAGAAGTTTTAAACGGATTTAACCTTAAAAACCACTGGAATCAGGATTTTTTTAAAAATGATAATCCCATAGTGCTTGAGCTTGGCTGTGGCGGTGGCGAATACACCATCGGGCTTTCGAGTATGTTTCCAGATAAAAATTTCATCGGGGTAGACATCAAAGGGGCACGCCTATGGAAAGGTGCCAAAAAAGTGCAAGAAAATCAGATAAAAAATGTAGGCTATCTCCGCACCCAAATCGAATTGATTGCTGATGCCTTTGGCGAAAACGAAATCGACGAAATTTGGATTACTTTTCCTGATCCGCAGATTAAATTCCGTCGTGCCAAGCACCGCCTTACACATCCCAACTTTTTAGCTTTATACCAAAAAATTTTAAAGCCAAACGGTAAAATTCATTTAAAAACCGATAGCGAATTTCTACACGGCTACACGCACGGCGTGATTGAGCAGTCGGGCTATCAAGTAAGCCTTTCTAATCACGATATCTACCACCCAGACACGGTAGATTTGCCCAACTATGTGACAGGGATTCAGACTTTTTACGAAGCGAAATTCAGAAAAGAAAACAAGAAAATCACTTATATGTGTTTTAGCCTAAAATAA